In the genome of Mytilus trossulus isolate FHL-02 unplaced genomic scaffold, PNRI_Mtr1.1.1.hap1 h1tg000244l__unscaffolded, whole genome shotgun sequence, one region contains:
- the LOC134701508 gene encoding E3 ubiquitin-protein ligase TRIM71-like has protein sequence MASSANDLCKICHDDGISNSAVTWCTECEVFFCENCQKPHSKSRLSKNHKTMSAEDYNKLPAFIQKISIQCKDHNKKFELYCSSHACPCCVQCITDKHQKCRDIKPLPDILKQVKSSASVQIFEKDLNDVKKNYDKAIKYMKTRIHVINIQKTEAVGEIRSMRKSIADYLNKLEQNILDDFEYKHSELKSNMNTLVEQMEQRVSKIDQMQSDFTEMTQYATELQMYVGLREIEKVTSQAVKYIDDLENVDQFSEKNIEVNIATVLQSILQDVKSFGDININTTFSTLQIKSGRTEQAQHLVSKVINDIKPSFLKRLTIPENLRYLDINACLVLKDASDGTTLVTSEEGGQSTAVNLNDKSQTILEGIGADCISLFQERIYCTNYDDSKVCCFKSNGEPLWTFEHQYIASPAGITIDMNGFVYIVSSNDSIVVVSRDGKSCKKILSGADGIKQPWAKDINRETGIMIVSSRISDNSDSSGATYQTAFVYKI, from the exons ATGGCCTCATCAGCAAATGATCTTTGTAAAATTTGCCATGATGATGGAATCTCTAACTCAGCAGTCACATGGTGCACAGAATGTGAGGTTTTCTTTTGTGAAAACTGCCAAAAACCTCACAGCAAGTCGAGACTGTCTAAGAACCATAAAACCATGTCAGCTGAAGATTATAATAAGTTACCTgcattcatacaaaaaataagtATTCAATGCAAAGACCACAATAAGAAGTTCGAACTTTACTGTTCATCCCATGCCTGTCCCTGCTGTGTCCAGTGCATCACAGATAAACACCAGAAATGCCGAGACATAAAACCATTGCCAGACATTCTAAAGCAGGTCAAATCGTCTGCGTCAGTTCAAATTTTCGAAAAAGATTTGAATGATGTGaagaaaaattatgataaagccataaaatatatgaaaaccaGGATCCATGTAATCAATATTCAGAAAACGGAAGCCGTTGGAGAAATCCGATCAATGAGGAAGTCGATAGCTGATTACTTAAACAAATTAGAGCAAAACATACTCGATGACTTTGAGTATAAACATTCGGAGCTGAAATCAAACATGAACACTCTAGTAGAACAAATGGAACAGCGAGTCAGTAAGATAGACCAAATGCAGAGTGATTTTACCGAAATGACACAATATGCAACAGagttacaaatgtatgttgGTCTGAGAGAAATTGAGAAAGTAACATCCCAAGCAGTAAAATACATTGACGATTTAGAAAATGTAGACCAGTTCAGTGAAAAGAATATTGAGGTTAATATTGCGACTGTCCTTCAATCAATTTTACAAGATGTCAAATCATTTGGAGATATCAACATAAATACCACCTTCTCTACTCTTCAGATAAAATCCGGACGAACAGAGCAAGCCCAGCATTTGGTTTCAAAGGTTATAAACGATATCAAGCCATCCTttttgaaaagattgactattCCAGAAAATTTGAGGTATTTGGACATAAATGCTTGTCTAGTACTAAAAGATG CAAGTGATGGTACAACTTTGGTAACCAGCGAAGAGGGTGGGCAGAGTACTGCAGTGAATCTGAATGACAAGTCTCAAACAATCTTAGAAGGGATTGGTGCTGATTGTATTTCGTTGTTTCAAGAAAgaatatattgtacaaattatgatGACAGCAAAGTCTGCTGCTTCAAGAGTAATGGTGAGCCTCTGTGGACATTTGAACATCAATATATTGCCAGCCCAGCAGGAATTACTATAGATATGAATGGCTTTGTTTATATAGTTTCCAGTAATGACAGCATTGTGGTAGTATCACGTGATGGTAAATCGTGTAAAAAAATACTATCAGGGGCTGATGGAATCAAACAGCCTTGGGCAAAAGACATTAACAGGGAAACAGGAATCATGATAGTGTCGAGTAGAATAAGTGATAATAGTGATTCCAGTGGTGCAACCTATCAAACAgcttttgtatataaaatctaa